The Marinobacter antarcticus genomic sequence TTTGCTGTATCACTGGTGCTGATACATTCGCGCCTCATGGCGCAGATCGGTGCCGGGCGTTATCGCGCTATTACGGAGGGCGCGGCTAACGTTACGCTGGTTATGGATGAGCACGGAACGCCGCTTTATGCCAGCCCGTCCTGTTTTGATATTCTCGGATTTGACCCCGACGAAGTTCAGGCGATTGCGCTGGAAAGTCTTGTGCACGAGGACGACTGGCCCCAGCTGCAACAGGGCTTTGATGATGCCGTAGAGGCACCAGGCAAGCAGATGACGGTTATCCGGGCGCGTATCCGCGATGCTGCTGACAACTGGCGCGACATGGAGGGTACCTATACCGCCATGCTGACAGTGCCTGGCGTTAACGGTGTGGTGCTGAGTCTGCGTGACCTGACCCAACTGAAAGCGGCCCAGTCCGAGTTGCACCGTCTTGCGTTTTACGATCCCCTTACCGGGCTGGCCAACCGCCAGTTATTCCGTGATCGTCTCAACAGTGTGGTGCGCCGGAGTCGCAGAAGCGGCGAGCCGGCAGCTCTGATGTTCCTGGACCTTGATGGTTTCAAGCGTATTAACGATACCCTTGGTCATGAAGCGGGCGACGAGCTTCTGTGTCAAGTGGCACAATGGCTTGAGGGTTGTGTGCGTGAAGAAGATTCTGTGGCAAGGCTTGGCGGTGATGAGTTTGTTGTGTTGCTGTCAGAGGTCAGTGGCACAGACGCTGCCTCCAAGGTTGCGGAAACCATTCTGCGCAGATTGTGCCAGCGGATTCGACTGAGTGATCATGAGGTGGGTATTACGGTCAGTATCGGCGTCACCATGATTTCCCTCGATAGCGAAGATCCCGGTACTTTGATGAAATATGCGGATCTGGCTATGTACCGGGCCAAGGAAATGGGTCGCAACACTTACCAGTTCTTTACCCCTGCCATGAATATCAAAGCCGCACGCCGTTTACTGCAGCAGGAAGAACTGGCGAGCGCCCTCGAGGGTGAGCGTTTTGTTCTGCATTACCAGCCAAAGGTGGATCTGGTCAGTGAGCGGGTAATTGGTGTTGAAGCCTTCCTGCGCTGGCATCACCCCGAGAAGGGTCTGGTGTCGGCGCAGCAGTTTATTGGTCTGGCCGAAGAAACAGGGCTGATTGTACGTCTCGGTGAAATGGCATTGCGCCAGGCCTGTATTCAGGTTCAGGCGCTGGAGCGGGCGGGCTTTGAAGCCCTGAAAATGGCGGTCAACCTGTCGGTAAGGCAGATCACAGATTCCCGTTTTCTCGATATGGTCCGGCAGGTAATTACTGAGACCGGTGTTTCACCAGAGAAGCTGGAACTGGAAATGCCAGTGGAGTTGCTGAATGAAGATCCGCGCATGCTGCGTGAGCTCCTTGTATCGCTTAATGACCTTGGCGTCTGCCTGATTCTGGACGATTTCGGAGCTGGCTCATGCTCCCTGGTTGCTTTGCAGCAACTTCCTCTCGATGTTATAAAAATTGATCACCGGTTTATCCGCGATATTCCGTACAATGTAAGCGCAACCGATGTGGCTTCTGCGGTGATTGCGCTGGCGCAGAAACTCCACCTTACCGTGGTGGCTGAGGGAGTAGAAACACCGCAACAACTGAGCTTCCTGAAATCGGCAGGGTGCACCCAGTGCCAGGGCAACCTCTTCAGTTACCCGCTGGATGAAGATGCGCTGATTGGCTTTCTTATCCGGCAATATGAGCGCCCTCTTATTTCCTGATCATGGCAATGGCGGCCGGTAACCGGTAAAATCACGCCTGCCCCGGATCCTGATAGTGGTCTCTCCGGGCCCAATCCTTCGTATTATTATGAGTATTCATTGTCTGTGACTGAACTGAGCCGAATCCGTAACTTCTCCATTATCGCCCACATTGACCATGGAAAATCCACACTTGCAGACCGTTTTATCCAGGTTTGCGGAGGCCTGACCAAGAGGGAAATGGCCGAACAGGTGCTGGACTCCATGGATCTGGAGCGGGAACGGGGCATCACCATCAAGGCTCAGAGCGTTACGCTGCATTACACGGCCAGGGATGGTCAGGTATACAAACTGAACTTTATCGATACCCCTGGTCATGTGGATTTTTCCTACGAGGTGTCGCGCTCTTTGTATGCCTGTGAAGGTGCGCTGCTGGTTGTGGATGCAGGCCAGGGCGTGGAAGCGCAGTCTGTCGCCAATTGCTACACTGCTATCGAGCAGGGTCTGGAAGTTGTACCGGTTCTGAACAAGATGGACTTGCCCCAGGCTGAGCCAGAGCGGGTTGCTGCTGAAATAGAAGACATCATCGGTATTGATGCCTCAAGTGCGGTGCGCTGCTCGGCCAAGAGCGGCATGGGTGTTGAAGATGTTCTGGAAGATCTGATCCAGAAAATACCACCACCCCAAGGCGATCGCTCAGCTCCGCTGCAAGCGCTGATCATCGATTCCTGGTTCGATAATTATCTGGGCGTTGTCTCTCTTGTCCGCGTTACCCAGGGCATTATGAAAAAAGGCGACAAGATCGTTCTCAAATCCACGGGCAAGGCCTGGAACGCGGACAAGGTGGGGATTTTTAATCCCAAACCCCATGATACCGGCATACTGGAAGCCGGCGATGTGGGCTTTGTTGTTGCGGGGATCAAGGATATACACGGTGCGCCGGTGGGTGACACCATCGTGCATCACAAGTTTGCCGCAGAGACGCCGATGTTGCCGGGGTTCAAGAAGGTGCAGCCGCAGGTCTATGCTGGCCTGTTCCCGGTAAGCGCTGACGACTACAACGATTTTCGCGACGCGCTGGAAAAACTCACGCTGAACGATGCTTCACTGTTTTACGAACCTGAAAGCTCCGATGCTTTGGGCTTTGGGTTTCGTTGTGGTTTCCTGGGCATGCTGCACATGGAGATCATTCAGGAGCGGCTGGAGCGTGAATACGATATTAATCTGATTACCACCGCGCCCACGGTTATATACGAAGTGCTGACTCGCCTGGGCGAGACGCTGTCGGTGGACAGCCCCTCAAAGTTGCCGGATATTGGCTCGATTGAGGAAATGCGCGAGCCCATCGTCGAAGCGAACATTCTGGTGCCCCAGGAACACTTGGGTAATGTGATTGCCCTGTGTGAAGAGAAGCGGGGGGTTCAGAAAAATATGCACTTTACGACCAACCAGGTGCAGTTAACCTATGAGCTCCCGATGGCAGAGGTGGTGCTTGATTTCTTTGATCGTATAAAATCTGCCAGCCGCGGGTTTGCCTCATTGGACTACCACTTCGTTCGTTTCCAGCAAGCGAACCTTGTGCGTCTTGATGTGCTTATAAACGGTGAGCGCGTGGATGCGCTGGCTCTGATCGTCCATAAAGAACAGGCGAACTACAAGGGGCGCCAGCTCATAGAGAAGATGAAAGAGCTGATCCCCCGGCAGATGTTTGATATTGCAATCCAGGCCGCCATTGGAAACCAGATTGTGTCGAGGGTCAGTGTAAAGGCGCTGCGCAAAAACGTAACTGCAAAATGTTACGGCGGAGATGTCAGTCGCAAGAAAAAACTGCTCCAGAAGCAGAAGGAAGGCAAAAAACGCATGAAGCAACTGGGTAATGTTGAGGTGCCTCAGGAAGCGTTCCTTGCCGTATTGAAAGTCGATAATTAAAAGGCATATGGATGGATATTGATTTTCCACTGGTTCTGGTGGTTCTGACCTTCGTGTCAGGGCTGATCTGGCTGGCAGACATACTGTTTTGGCGTAAGCGTCGTCTTGCAGCATCCCCTGCAGATGCGGCTCACGGCGAAGAAGCGCCAAAAGAGCCCTACCTGGTCGATCTCAGTCGTTCGTTTTTCCCGGTACTGGCTATTGTGCTGGTGCTCAGGTCTTTTCTGGTGGAGCCCTTCCAGATTCCTTCAGGCTCCATGCTGCCAACGCTGGAAGTCGGCGATTTTATTCTGGTCAACAAGTATGCCTATGGCCTGCGTTTGCCGGTTGTCGGAACCAAGGTTCTTGATATTGGGGATCCGGCCCGGGGTGATGTGATGGTATTCCGCTATCCCAAGGACGGCGAAACCAACTACATCAAACGCGTGATTGGCCTTCCCGGGGACACAGTGCGCTATCGCAACAAGCAGCTTTTCATCAACGACCAGCAGATTGAAAGCGAGTTTGTTGTGCGCCTGCCACCGGTAGAAGTGCGCCGGGAAGATTTGGGCGCGGTTGAGCACGATATTTTCCTGACCATGGGGCGTCCGGGCACCGCCGGTGAAGGCGAGTGGCAGATACCGGAAGGGCATTATTTCATGATGGGTGATAACCGTGACAACAGTAACGACAGTCGTTACTGGGGTACGGTTCCGGATAAACTGATTGTGGGTAAGGCTTTTGGGATCTGGATGCACTGGGAATCCATCACCAGTCTGCCATCCTTCAAGCGTGTGGGCGGTATTGAGTAATTCTGACTATTCTGGAGTTCAGTTGTAATGAAGAAAAATAATCTTTCCGCCATGGGCCGCCAGGGTGGTGCCTCAGCGCTTGTTATTCTGATTATGGTGCTGTTTTTCGGCAGCCTGTTGTCCCTGCTCTTAAAGGTTGGGCCAGCTTACATGGATGATCTTACCATTCAGGAAGCTCTGGAAAGTCTGGATGGCACTGAGGGGTTGTCTCAGATGGGGCCGGCACAGCTCCGCACCCTTATGAACAAGCGCTTGAGCGTAAATAATGTCCGGGGCTTTGATGCCAAGGATATTTCGATTGAGAAAGACGGCGAACTTGTGGTGATCAATGTCGACTATGAAGTGCGCAACAACATTTTTCGCAATGTGGATACCGTTGTTCACTTTCAGCACAGATATGAGATGAAGGGCAAGTGAGTTCGCAGCCGGATCTGGATCAGTTACAGCGATGTCTTGGTTATCAGTTCAAGTCACCAGAGCGGCTGATGCTGGCGCTTACGCACCGGAGTTATGGCAACCAGAATAACGAACGACTGGAATTTCTCGGCGACTCGATTGTCAATATGGTTATCGCGGAGTATTTGTTCCTGAACTTCGAGAAAGCCCGGGAAGGCCAGTTGAGCCGTTTGCGGGCCAGAATGGTTAAAGGTGTAACCCTGGCCGAGATTGGCCGTGAATTCCAGTTGGGTAGTTATTTGCGCCTGGGTTCCGGTGAGCTGAAAAGCGGTGGCTTTCGTCGCGAATCCATTCTTGCCGATGCGGTGGAGTCAATTATCGGAGCCATCTATCTCGACAGTGATTTCCACACCTGCCGGGAGCAGATACTGCGCTGGTTTGAGCGCCGGCTGGAACAGCTCGACCTTCAGGATACACAGAAAGATCCCAAGACCCGTTTGCAGGAGTATCTTCAGTCCCGGCAGTTTCCTCTTCCCAGGTATGATGTTATTTCTGTGGACGGAGAAGCTCATAACCAGACATTTCATGTGTCCTGTGTGTTGTCTTCGCTGGACCGAACAACCAGCGGAATCGGCAACAGCCGCCGCGTGGCGGAGCAGGAAGCAGCCCGCAGCGCGCTGAAACAACTTGGCGTGGAGACACCCTGATGAACGATATTACCCGTCCGGAGAATCCCGATAGCCGTTGTGGTTTTGTGGCCATTGTTGGTCGCCCCAACGTAGGCAAGTCGACGCTGCTGAACCATATTCTGGGCCAGAAGCTGAGCATTACCTCCCGCAAACCACAAACCACTCGCCATAAGGTACTGGGAATCAAAACCGTGGGTC encodes the following:
- the rnc gene encoding ribonuclease III codes for the protein MSSQPDLDQLQRCLGYQFKSPERLMLALTHRSYGNQNNERLEFLGDSIVNMVIAEYLFLNFEKAREGQLSRLRARMVKGVTLAEIGREFQLGSYLRLGSGELKSGGFRRESILADAVESIIGAIYLDSDFHTCREQILRWFERRLEQLDLQDTQKDPKTRLQEYLQSRQFPLPRYDVISVDGEAHNQTFHVSCVLSSLDRTTSGIGNSRRVAEQEAARSALKQLGVETP
- the lepA gene encoding translation elongation factor 4; protein product: MTELSRIRNFSIIAHIDHGKSTLADRFIQVCGGLTKREMAEQVLDSMDLERERGITIKAQSVTLHYTARDGQVYKLNFIDTPGHVDFSYEVSRSLYACEGALLVVDAGQGVEAQSVANCYTAIEQGLEVVPVLNKMDLPQAEPERVAAEIEDIIGIDASSAVRCSAKSGMGVEDVLEDLIQKIPPPQGDRSAPLQALIIDSWFDNYLGVVSLVRVTQGIMKKGDKIVLKSTGKAWNADKVGIFNPKPHDTGILEAGDVGFVVAGIKDIHGAPVGDTIVHHKFAAETPMLPGFKKVQPQVYAGLFPVSADDYNDFRDALEKLTLNDASLFYEPESSDALGFGFRCGFLGMLHMEIIQERLEREYDINLITTAPTVIYEVLTRLGETLSVDSPSKLPDIGSIEEMREPIVEANILVPQEHLGNVIALCEEKRGVQKNMHFTTNQVQLTYELPMAEVVLDFFDRIKSASRGFASLDYHFVRFQQANLVRLDVLINGERVDALALIVHKEQANYKGRQLIEKMKELIPRQMFDIAIQAAIGNQIVSRVSVKALRKNVTAKCYGGDVSRKKKLLQKQKEGKKRMKQLGNVEVPQEAFLAVLKVDN
- a CDS encoding bifunctional diguanylate cyclase/phosphodiesterase; amino-acid sequence: MNRMDLPLLQLLKPRNAWLAWLLLVVAIAVTVVSWQFSIRLVEDRTEARFRTQSLQLKTAIEERLLNYEQVLAGSAGLFAVAGKVSRDQWREYVDKVDINRYYPGIQGIGYVERIEVREMADHIASVRAEGVPKYLVKPLGTGPFYYPMVYLEPGTESNRSALGYDAFSDPVHRKAMERSRDNAIPTVTAKVVLVQEELEEGQASFLMYYPVFQGGVVPDIRAERRMMLAGFVFSAFRMNNLLDGIIGLISPFLDVRIYDNGAVARKNLMYGSNLGSLDNEFSFEMSQTVSHGGRDWLLQTRSTPAFDYLASDPRPSIVLGSGVVISLLLFAVSLVLIHSRLMAQIGAGRYRAITEGAANVTLVMDEHGTPLYASPSCFDILGFDPDEVQAIALESLVHEDDWPQLQQGFDDAVEAPGKQMTVIRARIRDAADNWRDMEGTYTAMLTVPGVNGVVLSLRDLTQLKAAQSELHRLAFYDPLTGLANRQLFRDRLNSVVRRSRRSGEPAALMFLDLDGFKRINDTLGHEAGDELLCQVAQWLEGCVREEDSVARLGGDEFVVLLSEVSGTDAASKVAETILRRLCQRIRLSDHEVGITVSIGVTMISLDSEDPGTLMKYADLAMYRAKEMGRNTYQFFTPAMNIKAARRLLQQEELASALEGERFVLHYQPKVDLVSERVIGVEAFLRWHHPEKGLVSAQQFIGLAEETGLIVRLGEMALRQACIQVQALERAGFEALKMAVNLSVRQITDSRFLDMVRQVITETGVSPEKLELEMPVELLNEDPRMLRELLVSLNDLGVCLILDDFGAGSCSLVALQQLPLDVIKIDHRFIRDIPYNVSATDVASAVIALAQKLHLTVVAEGVETPQQLSFLKSAGCTQCQGNLFSYPLDEDALIGFLIRQYERPLIS
- the lepB gene encoding signal peptidase I, which translates into the protein MDIDFPLVLVVLTFVSGLIWLADILFWRKRRLAASPADAAHGEEAPKEPYLVDLSRSFFPVLAIVLVLRSFLVEPFQIPSGSMLPTLEVGDFILVNKYAYGLRLPVVGTKVLDIGDPARGDVMVFRYPKDGETNYIKRVIGLPGDTVRYRNKQLFINDQQIESEFVVRLPPVEVRREDLGAVEHDIFLTMGRPGTAGEGEWQIPEGHYFMMGDNRDNSNDSRYWGTVPDKLIVGKAFGIWMHWESITSLPSFKRVGGIE
- a CDS encoding DUF4845 domain-containing protein, which codes for MKKNNLSAMGRQGGASALVILIMVLFFGSLLSLLLKVGPAYMDDLTIQEALESLDGTEGLSQMGPAQLRTLMNKRLSVNNVRGFDAKDISIEKDGELVVINVDYEVRNNIFRNVDTVVHFQHRYEMKGK